In the Paracholeplasma morum genome, one interval contains:
- a CDS encoding helicase-related protein, which translates to MSIVLDTKKKGSVGEFIKGNTIKKAKIDISSSFFTIYAYDELKNILDDSAKVRFLFNEPTFIKKLENNQKEVKEFQLRMREREKGISEFPYEIGLKNNLDQNQIANRCYQFLANKAEVKSVLSSGIIASSNISVLNPNEKNYLISGSGINFTLDGLGYSDRIRWDFNTVLTDKHIIQEFETFFDSIWNNSTLVVDVKETLLEHIQNLYKENAPELVYYVTLYHLFNEKLINMDDMARIKEKTGIHNTKVWQMLYNFQQDAAVGAIKKLELYNGCIIADSVGLGKTFEALAVMKYYELRNSRVLVLAPKKLRGNWIGFKQNTKLNPLVDDRFNYDVLNHTDLSREYGYSGDIDLNKVNWGNYDLVVIDESHNFRNNPALKGKKTRYQKLMEDIIKSGVKTKVLMLSATPVNNRLADLKNQIMFITEDRDDAFKDNLNIDSIENTLRVAQYRFSEWSKLPKEAQTTETLLPMLDYSFFNLLNTVTIARSRKHIQKYYDTKDIGDFPNRLKPLSIKTEIDQKHKFPELNEVNGLISKLNLPIYSPLLYVMPSKMDEYEKLYEQVVKGGQGSFKQSDRERNLVNLMRVNILKRLESSVHSFKLTIERIKDKMDAMLSKIEVGLDYQVDIDDEIDDEEVDDLELGTKVKVKLKDLDIIRLKADLEEDKVALEYLLQVSSKVKIEDDAKLLKLKEQITDKIKHPLNPGNKKIIVFTAFADTAVYLYDNLSNWLLSEFGIYSGIVTGSQATKTNVLKARNDFEEILAHFSPKSNKTAVKQEIDILIATDCISEGQNLQDCDYLVNYDIHWNPVRIIQRFGRIDRIGSENKDIQLVNFWPNLELDEYINLESRVRNRMMMVDLSATGEDDLLNPESKNLKYRKDQLKQLQDEVVDLEDLSGGISITDLTLDDFMMSLDKYLKAHPGLLESYPTGIYGVTSINDKLKDDAHPGVIFCLKQKHFNEADKGQNTLYPYHLVYVKNDGSIFVINTNPKKILDIYKAICTGKDEIIKELVNEFNTETKNGNKMEKYTSLLEKAIFDIKGYIEEKGIKSLFRLGKSTILDNKVTGLNDFELVTFLVIK; encoded by the coding sequence TTGTCGATAGTACTTGATACCAAAAAAAAGGGTTCTGTAGGTGAATTTATAAAAGGGAACACTATAAAGAAAGCAAAGATTGATATATCATCATCTTTTTTTACGATTTATGCATATGATGAACTTAAAAATATCCTAGATGATTCTGCAAAAGTTAGATTCTTATTTAATGAACCCACGTTTATCAAAAAATTAGAAAACAATCAAAAAGAGGTTAAAGAGTTTCAACTACGAATGAGAGAACGAGAAAAAGGAATATCTGAATTTCCGTACGAAATTGGTTTGAAGAATAATCTTGATCAAAACCAAATAGCTAATAGATGTTACCAGTTCCTAGCCAATAAAGCAGAGGTAAAATCAGTTTTAAGTTCAGGCATAATCGCTTCTAGCAATATTAGTGTACTTAATCCAAATGAAAAGAATTATTTAATATCCGGAAGTGGGATTAACTTCACACTTGATGGATTAGGGTACTCCGATAGAATAAGATGGGATTTCAATACAGTATTAACGGATAAACATATCATTCAAGAATTTGAAACCTTTTTCGATTCTATATGGAATAATTCAACTTTAGTAGTTGATGTAAAAGAGACTCTTCTAGAACACATACAGAATCTTTATAAAGAAAATGCTCCAGAATTGGTGTATTATGTTACTTTATACCATTTGTTTAATGAAAAACTTATTAACATGGATGATATGGCTAGAATAAAGGAAAAAACAGGCATTCATAATACCAAAGTTTGGCAAATGCTCTATAACTTTCAGCAAGATGCTGCGGTTGGCGCAATCAAGAAGTTGGAACTGTATAATGGATGCATTATTGCCGATTCAGTAGGGTTAGGAAAAACATTTGAAGCATTAGCTGTTATGAAATATTATGAACTTAGAAATTCAAGAGTATTAGTATTAGCACCAAAAAAACTCCGAGGAAATTGGATTGGCTTTAAACAAAACACAAAGCTAAATCCACTAGTTGATGATCGATTTAACTATGATGTCTTGAATCATACAGATTTATCTAGAGAATATGGTTATTCTGGTGATATTGATTTGAATAAAGTCAATTGGGGAAATTATGATTTAGTTGTTATTGATGAATCCCATAATTTCAGAAACAACCCGGCACTTAAAGGTAAAAAAACAAGATACCAAAAATTGATGGAAGATATTATCAAGAGTGGTGTAAAAACGAAAGTATTAATGCTTTCAGCGACACCTGTCAATAATCGACTTGCAGATTTAAAGAACCAAATCATGTTTATCACCGAAGATAGAGATGATGCTTTTAAAGACAACTTAAATATAGACAGTATCGAAAATACACTTAGGGTTGCTCAATATCGTTTTAGTGAATGGTCAAAGCTACCTAAAGAAGCTCAAACAACAGAAACTTTGTTACCTATGCTGGACTATAGTTTCTTTAATTTACTCAATACAGTCACCATCGCAAGAAGTAGAAAACATATCCAAAAATATTATGATACAAAAGACATTGGTGATTTTCCAAATAGACTAAAGCCTCTGTCGATAAAAACAGAAATTGATCAGAAACATAAGTTCCCAGAGTTAAATGAAGTCAACGGATTGATTTCCAAGTTAAACCTGCCAATTTACTCACCACTACTATACGTTATGCCTTCCAAGATGGATGAGTATGAAAAACTCTATGAACAAGTTGTTAAAGGTGGGCAAGGTAGTTTTAAGCAATCAGACCGCGAACGAAATCTAGTCAATTTGATGCGCGTTAATATCTTGAAACGTTTGGAAAGCAGTGTACATTCTTTTAAACTAACGATTGAACGCATCAAAGACAAGATGGATGCAATGTTATCAAAAATCGAAGTTGGTTTAGATTATCAAGTTGATATTGATGATGAAATCGATGATGAAGAAGTAGATGATCTCGAATTAGGGACCAAAGTTAAAGTTAAACTTAAAGATCTAGATATCATTAGATTGAAAGCTGATTTAGAAGAAGATAAAGTTGCCTTGGAATACTTACTTCAGGTTTCATCCAAAGTAAAAATCGAAGATGATGCAAAGCTTCTAAAACTTAAAGAGCAAATCACTGATAAAATTAAGCATCCTTTGAACCCAGGTAATAAGAAAATCATAGTATTTACGGCATTTGCTGATACAGCAGTGTACTTATATGACAATTTATCAAATTGGTTATTAAGTGAGTTTGGAATCTATTCAGGTATTGTCACAGGCTCACAGGCTACGAAGACAAACGTTCTAAAAGCAAGAAATGATTTTGAAGAAATTCTTGCACATTTTTCACCGAAATCAAATAAAACCGCAGTGAAACAAGAGATAGATATATTGATTGCTACAGATTGTATTTCAGAAGGACAAAACCTTCAGGATTGTGATTACTTGGTTAACTATGACATTCATTGGAACCCAGTAAGAATCATTCAGCGGTTTGGACGAATTGATCGAATTGGTTCTGAAAATAAAGACATACAACTCGTCAATTTCTGGCCTAATCTAGAACTTGATGAATATATCAATCTTGAATCACGTGTTAGAAATCGTATGATGATGGTAGATTTGTCTGCAACCGGTGAAGATGATTTACTGAATCCGGAAAGTAAGAACTTGAAATATCGTAAAGACCAATTAAAACAACTACAAGACGAAGTTGTCGATTTGGAGGACTTATCCGGTGGAATCTCAATTACTGATTTGACGCTGGATGATTTCATGATGTCTTTAGATAAGTACCTGAAAGCACATCCTGGATTGCTAGAGTCATATCCTACTGGTATATACGGTGTAACAAGCATTAATGATAAACTTAAAGATGATGCACATCCAGGAGTTATATTTTGTCTAAAGCAAAAGCATTTCAATGAAGCAGATAAAGGACAAAACACTTTATATCCATACCATCTAGTTTATGTTAAAAACGATGGTAGCATTTTTGTAATAAATACAAACCCCAAAAAAATCCTCGATATCTATAAAGCA